The sequence below is a genomic window from Lolium perenne isolate Kyuss_39 chromosome 7, Kyuss_2.0, whole genome shotgun sequence.
GAGAATCTAGAACGAACAGCACAAGTACAACCACCGCTGCGCCAAGAATCTCCTCAAACCACTAAGCTAGCTACGCACAACTTAATACAGGCCAAGAAAGGAGACTGACTACAGGTACAACCACCGGCCCCTACGCCAAGAATTGGGACGAATTCCCTCAAAGCACTAGCTACGCACAACTTTACAAGCCATCCCCAACCAAACCAATGGCGACACATTATAGAAGTATACAGAAAGCTACGCTACAGCAGTATGTACGAATATGGACGAAGGGGATCCTCAGGCGAGGATGTAGTAGGGCCGGTCCCCGTCGATGCCGGGCAGCTCCGGCGCCGTCTTGAGGATGACGTAGACGGAGTAGACGATGCCGGGGACGTAGCCGAGCGCCGTCAGCAGCAGGGAGATGAAGAACTGCGACTGTACACGCAGAGGCCGAGTCGTCAGAACTCAGAAGTCAGAAGATAGTTCAGCAAATCACTGCTACGGCTAATGTAGAGCTGAATAAGGAAGGGGTAGTGGCTGGTTGCTTACGCTGCAGCAGCCGTAGCGGAAGAAGACGCCGAGCGGCGGGAGCACGGCGGCGAAGATGATCTCCAGGCACGTCGAGCAGCCGCCGGAGCTCATCCTGCCCCCGGCTCTAACTAGCAGACAGAATGGTTGTCGGACGAGAGGCGGCTGAGGCTTTAAACCGGATGAGGAGTCAGCCGCCAGCAGGCAAAACCTCGCTGGGATCGGAGGAATTATGCGGAATCGGACGATGGCTGCCGGGAGAAGATGCCGAACGCCCACGAGCCCTTTTGTGCGTCGCTGACTCGACGCCGCTGTCAGATTATTAGTTGGATCATCATTTTGCGTTGCGGCGTAGAGTAGACAACTAACTATGCGAATTTCCGGCTCAGAATATTCCGCGTGTCCGGTACAGAACTACAGATGCGATCGATCCGCGCGATCCGTCCGGCTCGACGAACGATCGCCTTTGATTTAATCGCGCGCGCGGCTCTAGCACGCAAACAGTTTCTTCCACGTTTCCGCCTACGCTCGCTGCTCCTCTGGTGACTCTGACACAAGGAACTTAAACTGTGAAGTAGATACGGCGTCTCCCTCTCACGCGTGGCTCACGCGAGATCAGGTCGTGTTAGTTAGGCTACGATCACGAGCTTCAGGGCATCGGGCATGGTGGTAATCTATAATTTCTCTGTCCGACCTCCGACGGCTTCAGAGATGCAGAGATCTCGAGCTGGAGATACGTCAATGCGTGCTGCCATCCATGACCGTGAGACCGTGATCCATGTGAAGTGAATTGCTATACTGTGTGTAGAACCACG
It includes:
- the LOC127313477 gene encoding low temperature-induced protein lt101.2-like, with product MSSGGCSTCLEIIFAAVLPPLGVFFRYGCCSSQFFISLLLTALGYVPGIVYSVYVILKTAPELPGIDGDRPYYILA